The proteins below come from a single uncultured Dethiosulfovibrio sp. genomic window:
- a CDS encoding helix-turn-helix transcriptional regulator codes for MSFESAREGANLKRSEVAEIIGTTRVTVYRWERGINEPDISTMRQLAKLYGCSVDDLVTANPTPPRDQAKTA; via the coding sequence ATGAGCTTTGAAAGCGCAAGGGAAGGAGCTAATTTAAAGCGTTCTGAGGTGGCTGAAATTATTGGAACGACTCGCGTAACAGTATATCGTTGGGAGAGGGGTATCAATGAACCCGACATTTCAACAATGCGCCAACTAGCGAAGCTTTACGGATGTTCTGTCGATGATCTCGTTACAGCAAACCCTACACCCCCCCGGGATCAGGCGAAAACGGCTTGA
- a CDS encoding helix-turn-helix domain-containing protein: MRETNGLSRSEIASRMGISRQTIFRWEKGENEPDDQTKKDLAKLLKTNIAYLMGEIDDPSPVDASKDNSQVLRNIREGTGLSLSEASAFLEIEEGDLQKIEEGTILLGAKDKKRIIRAYSNYLADEDEEEEGQGLTPIQGGGLCGSEGSELSEVIKALAKDSLIRKSVRMMEDLTEEEKYKVFQYIQDQEYIARTKGKREA; encoded by the coding sequence TTGAGGGAGACGAATGGACTTTCTCGATCCGAAATAGCAAGCCGTATGGGGATTTCTCGGCAGACTATTTTCCGATGGGAGAAGGGCGAGAATGAGCCCGACGACCAGACAAAAAAAGATCTGGCGAAGTTACTGAAGACGAATATTGCTTACCTCATGGGAGAAATTGATGATCCTTCCCCTGTCGATGCATCAAAGGACAACAGCCAAGTCCTTCGAAACATCAGGGAAGGCACAGGGCTTTCGCTATCAGAAGCGTCTGCTTTCTTGGAGATTGAGGAAGGGGATCTTCAAAAGATAGAGGAAGGGACAATCCTTCTTGGGGCAAAGGATAAAAAACGCATAATCAGGGCATACAGCAATTATCTAGCGGATGAGGACGAAGAAGAGGAAGGCCAGGGGCTCACACCAATACAGGGAGGAGGTCTATGTGGCTCGGAGGGGAGCGAACTAAGCGAAGTGATAAAAGCCCTGGCAAAAGACAGCTTAATCAGGAAATCTGTGAGAATGATGGAGGATCTTACCGAGGAGGAGAAGTACAAAGTCTTTCAGTACATTCAGGACCAGGAATACATAGCCCGGACAAAGGGGAAAAGGGAGGCGTAA
- a CDS encoding restriction endonuclease has protein sequence MHIFLIFFALISIWGIINGLIKKFFNRGKSKREIIADLEAKTIQLNKSKEKSEKIQKELEVLQDKFNLMSRHLQKIVATRNIEIEKAKAEARLSMQRVTAMIGFKGRGIESVIEALEEEKEKTLNLTKNEREFRHEISHLQSKLEEKEHLLKQKTQENDIIKKSIHEDTPGYPTLINLLDCLEKHQDVRTENSLRRKSRPALKAAEVVKKETNRRRKAEKERDQAKSLLEYYAHALPAIGDDYKTITEVEPQDAEEKQVDERDDQVSCYLTKEEYARLTTTERNQIALDRFWERHKSKRLIGQLYEQYVGYLFEKEGYEVEYVGINQGVGDLGRDLICRKQNENIIIQCKNWSKSKTIYEKHIFQFFGTIFQYKQEHPGRSVRGIFYTSTTLSDLAKSFAKEFDIEIVENFSLQRYPIIKCNIGKEGDRIYHLPFDQQYNTTKIKGNGECYCETVAEAEKLGFRRAHRWLGERG, from the coding sequence TTGCATATATTTTTAATTTTTTTTGCCTTAATTTCAATATGGGGCATCATAAATGGCCTTATTAAAAAATTTTTTAACCGTGGGAAATCAAAGCGTGAAATAATAGCAGACCTAGAAGCAAAAACAATCCAGCTAAACAAAAGCAAAGAAAAATCAGAAAAAATCCAGAAAGAGCTAGAGGTTCTTCAGGATAAATTCAATCTAATGAGTCGCCATTTACAAAAAATAGTAGCAACACGAAATATAGAAATTGAAAAGGCAAAGGCAGAGGCCAGATTGTCCATGCAGAGGGTTACTGCAATGATAGGCTTTAAGGGGCGAGGAATTGAGTCAGTCATTGAAGCCCTCGAAGAGGAAAAAGAAAAAACATTAAACCTAACAAAAAACGAAAGAGAGTTCAGGCATGAGATCAGCCATCTTCAGAGTAAACTAGAAGAAAAGGAACATCTACTCAAACAAAAAACACAAGAAAATGACATCATCAAAAAAAGCATACATGAAGATACCCCAGGATACCCCACACTCATCAATCTTTTGGATTGTTTAGAGAAGCATCAAGATGTCCGAACAGAAAACTCTCTACGAAGAAAATCTCGCCCAGCCTTAAAAGCGGCTGAGGTTGTCAAAAAAGAAACCAACCGACGGCGCAAGGCAGAAAAAGAAAGAGACCAAGCAAAATCTCTTCTTGAATACTATGCCCATGCCCTTCCAGCCATCGGAGACGATTATAAAACAATCACCGAGGTAGAGCCCCAAGACGCCGAGGAAAAACAGGTAGACGAGCGAGATGATCAGGTGTCCTGTTACCTCACCAAGGAAGAGTACGCCAGACTGACAACGACCGAAAGGAATCAAATTGCACTCGACCGATTCTGGGAAAGGCATAAATCTAAACGCCTTATAGGGCAGCTTTACGAACAATATGTCGGGTACCTCTTTGAAAAAGAAGGCTATGAAGTTGAATACGTTGGTATAAATCAAGGAGTTGGGGACCTTGGAAGGGACTTGATTTGCCGGAAGCAGAACGAAAATATCATCATCCAGTGCAAAAATTGGTCTAAGTCGAAAACAATCTATGAAAAACATATTTTTCAGTTTTTCGGAACTATTTTTCAATATAAACAGGAGCATCCGGGCAGAAGTGTTAGGGGTATCTTCTACACCTCCACGACGCTATCAGACCTGGCCAAGAGCTTCGCGAAAGAGTTTGATATAGAGATCGTTGAGAACTTCTCTCTCCAACGCTACCCCATCATCAAATGCAACATTGGGAAAGAAGGCGATCGCATATATCATCTACCCTTTGACCAGCAATATAACACAACAAAAATCAAGGGAAACGGGGAATGTTATTGTGAAACAGTAGCAGAAGCAGAGAAACTTGGCTTTCGCCGCGCGCACCGGTGGTTGGGAGAGCGGGGTTAG
- a CDS encoding ATP-binding protein, whose amino-acid sequence MFDEQEAYELVTSLLKKLNKDNSEHQKIEAKKCENHFGNSALESVCAFANEIGIITGYLLLGVEENKKKEKGKDRFRIIGVNDNDISAVLEQISTRCKQNLSPSVYVKTHVVEIDGKKIICLAVPEADPQNKPVQMLGMKDGLRCFRRSPQGDYLCTAKDLQEFYDVKQTNENFDQLFTSKVSISDLSSTALSQYREKRREVNEEAKEIDLSDEDLLMSLDCARSCNGIIEVNNAGLLLFGKPEKIKKHFPMNRIDIMKIDGSTWVENPDERFIRTKEIENNILEGLYPCFSFVNNLLPKKFYLPPGQIDRKDQPIIDTAVTREAIVNAIMHRDYRAHCPIQIRCYDDRLEVENAGYSLKPIEKINKAGSRPRNPLIARILHEINIAETKGTGINTMIQLMEKNGLKDPDFDSNTDDNSFKLTCKFEQLLSSSTKKWIEERYSGFQLNDDQKFIIMLAKKDGYVSSSTYREAFPKTVENYQASREFKKLCDLGILTRKGAGKATTYELK is encoded by the coding sequence ATGTTTGACGAACAAGAAGCCTATGAGCTAGTAACAAGCCTACTAAAGAAGCTAAACAAAGATAACAGTGAGCATCAAAAAATTGAAGCAAAAAAGTGCGAGAATCATTTTGGTAATTCTGCTTTAGAATCAGTCTGTGCTTTTGCAAATGAAATAGGGATAATCACTGGCTACTTGCTTCTTGGTGTTGAGGAGAACAAGAAAAAAGAGAAAGGAAAAGATCGTTTTAGAATCATTGGAGTTAATGATAACGACATAAGTGCAGTCCTAGAGCAAATATCAACAAGATGCAAACAAAATCTTAGCCCATCCGTCTATGTAAAAACCCACGTAGTCGAAATCGATGGGAAAAAAATCATTTGTCTCGCAGTACCAGAAGCAGACCCTCAAAACAAACCAGTACAAATGTTAGGGATGAAAGATGGCTTGAGATGCTTTAGACGAAGCCCCCAAGGAGACTACCTTTGCACAGCAAAAGATCTTCAAGAATTTTATGATGTAAAACAAACTAACGAAAATTTTGACCAATTATTCACTTCAAAAGTAAGCATTTCCGACTTAAGTTCAACCGCACTTAGTCAATACAGAGAAAAAAGAAGAGAGGTCAACGAAGAAGCGAAAGAAATCGACCTATCAGACGAAGACCTCTTGATGTCACTAGATTGCGCAAGAAGCTGCAATGGGATCATAGAAGTCAACAACGCAGGACTACTTCTCTTTGGTAAACCCGAAAAAATAAAAAAGCATTTTCCTATGAACAGGATAGATATAATGAAGATCGATGGATCAACATGGGTTGAAAATCCCGACGAGAGGTTCATTCGAACAAAGGAAATTGAAAACAATATATTGGAAGGATTATACCCATGCTTCTCATTTGTTAATAACCTTTTGCCTAAAAAATTTTATTTACCTCCAGGGCAGATCGACAGAAAAGATCAACCAATAATAGATACAGCTGTAACTCGTGAAGCAATAGTAAATGCAATAATGCATAGAGACTACAGAGCTCATTGTCCAATTCAGATCAGATGTTACGATGATCGACTCGAAGTAGAAAATGCCGGATACTCCCTAAAACCAATAGAAAAAATCAACAAAGCAGGATCAAGGCCCAGAAATCCCTTAATAGCCAGAATATTGCACGAAATAAACATAGCAGAAACGAAGGGAACTGGAATAAATACCATGATTCAATTGATGGAAAAAAATGGTCTTAAGGACCCTGATTTTGATTCAAACACCGACGATAATTCATTCAAACTAACCTGTAAGTTCGAGCAACTATTAAGTTCAAGCACAAAGAAATGGATCGAAGAAAGATACTCTGGATTTCAGTTAAATGACGACCAAAAATTCATAATAATGCTGGCAAAGAAAGATGGCTATGTATCAAGCTCTACATATAGAGAGGCATTTCCTAAAACAGTAGAAAACTACCAAGCAAGTAGGGAATTTAAAAAATTGTGCGATTTAGGCATCTTAACTCGCAAGGGTGCAGGGAAGGCAACCACATACGAGCTAAAATGA
- a CDS encoding tyrosine-type recombinase/integrase, translated as MALTDATIRKAKVKEKPYMIKDERGLYIEIRPSGRRFWRLRCWEDGKEKKKSLGEYPALSLAQARQLRDDIKSSGPLAGGMVTFKDLAEEWLEKRKKPTCVPKYIRDLSYRMDTFLVPYIGGDDVRYISAPTLLTVLRKIEAEGLHETAHRVHQLVGQVMRYGVATGRCDRDISADLRGALMPSQVTHRAAIIDPQGIRGLVRAIRDLSSVVVRHALLVGIYTFVRPGELRRMEWSEIDGDLWRIPAEKMKMRRPHLVPLSSQALDSLERLRLFTGGGKYVFPSIRTSERPMSDGTVNAALRRMGYEKKEVTGHGFRAMASTILNENGWPPDVIERQLAHVQENQVRAAYNHAEYLPQRREMMQWWADWLVSF; from the coding sequence ATGGCGTTAACTGATGCTACCATACGAAAAGCCAAGGTAAAGGAAAAACCGTACATGATCAAAGACGAAAGAGGGCTCTACATCGAGATAAGACCCTCTGGGCGCAGATTTTGGCGGTTGCGATGCTGGGAGGATGGCAAGGAGAAGAAGAAGTCTCTGGGCGAATATCCAGCCCTGAGCCTTGCACAGGCCAGGCAACTGAGGGACGATATAAAGTCTTCTGGCCCTCTTGCCGGTGGTATGGTCACATTCAAAGACCTTGCCGAGGAATGGCTGGAAAAAAGAAAAAAGCCCACCTGTGTTCCCAAATATATCAGGGATCTATCGTATCGGATGGATACCTTCCTGGTCCCCTATATTGGCGGCGACGATGTACGGTATATCTCCGCCCCGACGTTGCTCACCGTACTACGGAAGATCGAGGCCGAAGGGTTGCACGAAACGGCGCACAGGGTCCACCAGCTCGTCGGGCAGGTGATGCGTTATGGTGTGGCTACCGGTCGATGTGACCGGGACATCTCCGCCGACCTCCGGGGGGCGTTGATGCCTTCCCAGGTAACCCATAGAGCAGCCATAATAGACCCGCAGGGAATAAGAGGGCTTGTTAGGGCGATTCGAGATCTCTCGTCTGTGGTGGTGCGTCATGCCCTGTTGGTTGGCATATACACTTTTGTTCGTCCCGGAGAGCTTCGACGGATGGAGTGGTCCGAGATTGACGGAGATCTATGGCGAATTCCAGCGGAGAAGATGAAGATGCGCCGCCCTCATCTAGTGCCTTTGTCTTCCCAGGCGCTGGATTCGCTGGAGAGGCTCCGTCTTTTCACCGGAGGGGGCAAGTACGTCTTCCCGTCCATACGCACGTCTGAACGGCCTATGAGCGACGGAACCGTAAATGCCGCTCTGAGACGTATGGGATACGAAAAGAAGGAAGTCACCGGCCACGGCTTCAGAGCCATGGCCAGCACCATCCTAAACGAAAACGGTTGGCCACCGGATGTTATAGAGCGCCAGCTGGCTCATGTCCAGGAAAACCAAGTGAGAGCAGCCTACAACCATGCCGAGTACCTTCCGCAGAGGCGGGAGATGATGCAGTGGTGGGCGGACTGGCTAGTTTCATTTTAG
- a CDS encoding amidohydrolase family protein has translation MTSSVSDRKRLFIGHIELEGQRAMGYILSCGDVIEAVGHGTPPTVEGVEVETFPESMTIKQGDFNAHSHPEQSIYTDLVDRSWDLGTWCRNTIYRYSPFITPRQVRLACRRAFGRMALLGASSVMVSFYLHGGKGNVNDREVIAAAKDVGIRLIFGRMTYDMVSPQAYEGKKKAQESYYESPDQGEAYLRELMADEGPTVMVAPAVHSMHASTAQAIERAINLGYDLKRPVQFHLSEDQGDVDISLKEHGVRPVVSLKSMADSRRIPGLGRLVFSDCCWLDDQERSIMAECSIPVVLNPRMNHRVGVGESDLPSLLSSGISVFLGTDGEASNDDLSVQGEREFLKGRYSGVLSSSTIEALGRQPFQFLDREIGPLAPGRLCDFVVESDGRTAYLFVGAEPVIRDEALVNLDMEGDIEAPLAEEIDAMKKTVEI, from the coding sequence ATGACTTCGTCGGTTTCCGACAGAAAAAGGCTTTTTATCGGCCATATCGAGCTGGAAGGCCAAAGGGCCATGGGCTATATCCTGTCCTGTGGTGACGTTATAGAGGCGGTGGGCCATGGGACGCCCCCTACGGTCGAGGGCGTGGAGGTGGAGACATTTCCCGAATCTATGACCATAAAACAGGGCGACTTTAACGCCCACTCCCATCCCGAACAGTCGATCTACACCGACTTGGTGGATAGGTCCTGGGACCTGGGAACCTGGTGTCGCAACACCATATACCGATACAGTCCCTTTATAACCCCTAGACAGGTCAGGCTGGCCTGTCGGAGGGCCTTCGGCAGGATGGCCTTGCTTGGTGCTTCGTCGGTGATGGTATCCTTTTACCTTCACGGAGGAAAGGGCAACGTCAACGATCGAGAGGTAATAGCCGCCGCCAAGGATGTAGGCATAAGGCTCATCTTCGGAAGGATGACCTACGATATGGTATCCCCTCAGGCCTACGAGGGAAAGAAAAAAGCTCAAGAGAGCTACTACGAATCCCCCGACCAGGGAGAGGCCTACCTGAGGGAGCTCATGGCCGACGAGGGACCGACGGTCATGGTGGCTCCCGCGGTCCACAGCATGCACGCGTCCACCGCCCAGGCGATAGAGAGGGCCATAAACCTGGGATACGACCTTAAACGGCCTGTCCAGTTTCACCTCTCCGAGGACCAGGGGGATGTAGATATATCCCTCAAGGAACATGGCGTCAGGCCGGTGGTCTCTCTGAAATCCATGGCCGACTCCCGTCGGATCCCCGGTCTGGGTCGTCTGGTCTTCTCCGACTGCTGCTGGCTGGACGACCAGGAGAGATCCATAATGGCCGAATGTTCCATACCGGTGGTCCTGAACCCCAGGATGAACCACAGGGTCGGAGTTGGGGAGTCGGACCTGCCCTCGCTCCTCAGCTCTGGGATATCGGTGTTCCTGGGGACCGACGGCGAGGCCAGCAACGACGACCTCTCGGTCCAGGGAGAGAGGGAGTTCCTTAAGGGACGGTACAGCGGTGTCCTGTCCTCCTCGACGATAGAGGCCCTGGGCAGACAGCCCTTCCAGTTTTTGGACAGAGAGATAGGCCCCCTGGCACCGGGCCGACTTTGCGACTTTGTGGTCGAATCAGACGGCAGGACTGCCTACCTCTTCGTGGGGGCCGAGCCTGTGATTCGTGACGAGGCCTTGGTAAATCTCGATATGGAGGGGGATATAGAGGCCCCCTTGGCGGAGGAGATAGATGCCATGAAAAAAACGGTGGAAATATAG